A single genomic interval of Sulfoacidibacillus ferrooxidans harbors:
- a CDS encoding NTP transferase domain-containing protein: MTTHATAIILAAGLSSRLRPLTDETPKCLLPMGDRTILDWQLYALTSIGIEDIVIVVGYKQELVRAQLQEKWPQLRVTYVVNEDYATTNTLFSLAMAFAQVPERDFYYLNADVVFHKEIVTRLDPYENGAFLAIDCKQCREEEVKVRVSQNSIIEIGKEMDPNICLGEFIGVAKFSGSFVHSFRETVARLAIPGNERKFFEYALDELTRTDTLTPVDITGIPCVEVDFKEDYDYAVSYVIKHFGE, encoded by the coding sequence ATGACAACCCATGCAACAGCCATCATTCTTGCAGCTGGTCTTTCTAGTCGCTTGCGCCCACTAACAGATGAGACACCTAAATGTCTACTTCCCATGGGTGACCGCACCATTTTAGATTGGCAGCTCTATGCACTTACTTCTATTGGAATTGAAGACATTGTTATTGTCGTAGGCTATAAACAAGAACTCGTGCGGGCACAATTGCAAGAAAAGTGGCCACAACTGCGTGTGACCTATGTGGTCAATGAAGATTATGCGACAACTAACACGCTCTTTTCCTTAGCGATGGCATTTGCACAAGTTCCTGAGCGTGACTTCTACTATTTAAATGCAGACGTTGTTTTCCATAAAGAGATCGTCACACGCTTAGATCCATATGAAAATGGCGCTTTCCTTGCCATTGATTGCAAACAATGCCGCGAAGAAGAAGTGAAAGTTCGAGTATCACAAAACAGCATTATCGAGATTGGCAAAGAGATGGATCCGAACATTTGCTTAGGTGAATTTATCGGTGTGGCGAAATTCTCTGGATCATTTGTTCATTCCTTCCGAGAGACGGTCGCTCGTTTGGCCATCCCAGGTAATGAACGCAAGTTTTTCGAATATGCACTAGACGAACTGACGCGCACAGATACCTTAACTCCCGTTGACATCACAGGTATTCCCTGTGTGGAAGTCGATTTTAAAGAAGACTATGATTACGCAGTATCCTATGTGATTAAGCATTTCGGCGAATAG
- the argJ gene encoding bifunctional glutamate N-acetyltransferase/amino-acid acetyltransferase ArgJ yields the protein MDASSSISITDVPGVSCASGWIGIKRDERPDAALFICDHEAVFAGVFTTNQFRSACVESSLMRLHGGKRVRAVLVTSGNANAGTGLAGRADTELLAAGVAKEIGCQADEVIVLHTGVIGVPLHAERLTPRLSALIQSAGSSRVAGMEAATAMMTTDTFPKTSVHTMQTAKGSFVIGGVAKGAGMIHPRLATMLSVIITNVSIHPVALQKALHQAAKTSFNAISVDGDTSPNDSVILLATGHDEDVLTEESPEYEVFIEELTNVCQDLAKMIVKDGEGATKFIEIAVTGGASDDDVERIAHAVSTSTLVKTAFYGEDFNPGRIISAIGRAGAHMDIEQLQVKISEHMVFADGACTPVDEQIAKEVMSQAEIMVAINLGVGDCAGTYFTCDLTHDYVQINSEYTT from the coding sequence GTGGATGCATCGTCTTCGATCAGTATAACAGATGTACCCGGAGTATCTTGTGCGAGTGGATGGATTGGAATTAAACGCGATGAGCGACCGGACGCAGCTTTGTTTATTTGTGATCATGAAGCAGTCTTTGCTGGGGTTTTTACGACGAATCAATTTCGAAGTGCTTGTGTAGAGAGTTCACTGATGCGGTTACACGGTGGAAAAAGAGTGCGAGCAGTATTGGTTACAAGTGGTAACGCCAATGCAGGTACTGGTCTTGCGGGGCGAGCTGATACGGAATTATTGGCAGCAGGTGTGGCCAAAGAAATTGGATGTCAGGCAGATGAGGTTATTGTATTACACACAGGAGTCATAGGCGTGCCTTTACATGCAGAACGTCTCACTCCACGTCTTTCTGCTCTTATTCAAAGTGCAGGGAGTTCGCGTGTAGCAGGTATGGAAGCTGCTACTGCGATGATGACAACAGATACTTTCCCAAAAACTAGTGTGCATACTATGCAGACTGCTAAAGGTTCTTTTGTCATTGGGGGTGTAGCCAAGGGTGCAGGGATGATTCATCCCCGTCTTGCTACGATGTTATCGGTAATCATCACCAATGTTTCGATCCACCCTGTCGCTTTGCAAAAGGCGTTACATCAAGCAGCCAAAACGAGTTTTAATGCCATTTCGGTGGACGGGGATACGAGTCCAAATGATAGTGTCATCTTGCTTGCTACGGGACATGATGAGGATGTGCTGACAGAGGAATCACCCGAGTATGAGGTATTTATAGAAGAGCTTACCAATGTATGTCAAGACTTAGCGAAAATGATCGTGAAGGATGGTGAAGGGGCAACCAAATTTATTGAGATAGCAGTAACTGGTGGAGCATCTGATGACGATGTAGAGCGAATTGCACATGCGGTTTCCACTTCGACACTCGTAAAAACTGCTTTTTACGGAGAGGATTTCAATCCTGGACGCATCATTTCAGCGATTGGTCGTGCAGGTGCACACATGGATATCGAACAGTTACAGGTAAAAATCAGTGAACACATGGTATTTGCTGATGGAGCATGTACACCTGTGGATGAACAAATCGCGAAGGAAGTAATGAGTCAAGCGGAGATTATGGTTGCTATAAACCTTGGGGTCGGGGATTGTGCGGGAACCTATTTTACATGTGATTTAACTCATGACTATGTGCAGATCAATAGTGAGTATACGACTTGA
- a CDS encoding PHP domain-containing protein — protein sequence MDKRGVVRNLRAISTLYSLMRDGEEQVAHYRSAADAIRKLPTHTKLDIEQLRTQFSFSESVLTSIHLLLTQGRKATMTALPISVPWSLLELMELPGFTPKLTGRLYRILGIRSLEELEKALTKGSLAFAHVLPDTQLPHLQQAIEKLRLRKSALSLPVSLRIAQRSIDQIIKSIPQLSKIELTGSVRRMCPISTKVELLASFDGSSSIIVQLSQLGYAPAHKSTNKNEWPDFPMIQMTLEKMVEFDDHEVPIILYLVTPQTFALAWTLTTGDKAHAQRLNKQAKDRSLSPIAYTSIQTEEEVYRTLQHPYLLPELREEGCLDAVFAELVQAEQIKADLHMHSTYSDGADTMEAMIERCIEKGYICMAITDHSQSLDIAHGLSIDRLMRQQEEIYALREKYPTITIFHGTEVDILADATLDFPDVILEQLDFVVASIHTAMTQSKAELTARLLYAIESPHVDVIAHPTGRMIGLRDSYTIDFDRVFSAAEHSHIALELNCNPSRLDLDPQWLRVAMSSHCTFAIDSDAHSVHDLERLTIYGATMGRKGLLTPDRIINTFNVSQLSQWLGTGR from the coding sequence ATGGATAAACGAGGCGTTGTGCGCAACCTCCGCGCGATCTCCACTCTTTATTCACTGATGCGCGATGGGGAAGAACAAGTAGCGCATTATCGATCTGCCGCAGATGCGATTCGCAAGTTACCAACACATACAAAGCTCGACATAGAACAATTGCGCACGCAGTTTTCTTTTTCAGAATCTGTGCTTACAAGTATACACTTATTGCTTACACAAGGCCGCAAAGCAACTATGACTGCACTACCTATTTCTGTGCCATGGTCATTACTCGAACTGATGGAGCTTCCTGGATTTACCCCCAAATTAACCGGTAGACTCTATCGGATTTTGGGCATCCGTTCGCTAGAAGAGCTTGAAAAGGCATTGACTAAGGGCAGTCTCGCTTTTGCTCATGTTCTACCCGATACGCAGTTGCCTCATCTCCAACAGGCTATTGAAAAGCTGAGATTACGTAAGTCTGCTCTATCTCTGCCAGTGAGTCTAAGAATTGCACAGCGTAGTATCGATCAGATCATCAAATCCATCCCACAGCTTTCAAAGATAGAATTGACAGGATCCGTACGACGCATGTGCCCTATCTCTACAAAAGTCGAACTATTGGCTAGCTTTGATGGAAGCTCTTCGATCATCGTCCAATTGAGTCAACTTGGATATGCTCCCGCACACAAGTCAACCAACAAGAATGAATGGCCAGACTTTCCCATGATACAAATGACACTAGAAAAAATGGTCGAATTTGATGATCATGAGGTTCCCATCATTCTTTATCTTGTCACTCCACAAACGTTTGCTCTAGCATGGACCCTCACTACAGGAGATAAAGCACATGCACAACGACTGAACAAACAAGCAAAAGATCGATCGCTTTCGCCTATTGCATATACATCGATCCAGACGGAAGAAGAAGTCTACCGAACATTACAACATCCTTATCTCCTGCCAGAACTTCGAGAAGAAGGATGTCTAGATGCGGTATTCGCTGAACTCGTGCAAGCAGAGCAAATTAAAGCTGACCTGCATATGCATTCCACATACAGTGATGGCGCAGATACTATGGAAGCAATGATAGAGCGTTGTATTGAAAAAGGATATATCTGTATGGCGATTACTGACCACTCCCAATCTTTAGATATCGCACACGGACTCTCTATCGATCGACTCATGCGCCAACAAGAAGAAATTTATGCACTGCGCGAGAAATATCCTACTATTACAATTTTTCACGGCACAGAAGTAGACATACTAGCAGACGCAACACTTGACTTCCCAGATGTCATTCTTGAACAACTAGATTTTGTTGTCGCATCCATTCACACTGCGATGACTCAATCCAAAGCGGAGCTTACTGCACGTCTACTTTACGCGATTGAGTCCCCACACGTCGATGTCATCGCACACCCAACTGGACGCATGATCGGCTTACGTGACAGCTATACCATTGACTTTGATCGCGTATTTAGTGCGGCAGAACACAGTCATATAGCACTTGAATTAAACTGTAATCCTAGTCGTCTGGATCTAGACCCACAGTGGCTACGTGTAGCCATGAGCAGCCACTGCACATTTGCAATCGATAGCGACGCTCATAGTGTACATGATTTAGAGCGACTAACCATTTATGGTGCTACTATGGGACGAAAAGGCTTACTTACCCCAGATCGTATTATCAATACTTTTAATGTCAGTCAACTTTCGCAGTGGCTAGGAACAGGAAGATAG
- a CDS encoding CDP-alcohol phosphatidyltransferase family protein, with protein sequence MSDFKAINACAKRPADIWTNYFYYFFSLRFVYMIRKTPITPNQVTLASFFLLLFSAWLFSLGTREMILLGVLVHQISFIFDCADGQLARFKQQFSSYGAWLDQTADRIKEYVLALSLAYGYARFHTGTSVWEYALAELFVLFMLEYYDQQRGKIGDMKANNNVVAQSQDRPVTTATQGRTYQSLRTFRSYIPFRGFTIGEQYFLTGLLLVLTNEKTTLIVVTYVALVMIIYRPIATIAKQRLES encoded by the coding sequence ATGTCTGATTTTAAAGCCATAAATGCCTGTGCTAAACGACCAGCTGATATATGGACCAACTACTTTTATTATTTTTTTTCACTGCGTTTTGTATATATGATAAGAAAGACACCTATTACACCCAACCAAGTCACTTTGGCATCTTTTTTTCTGTTATTATTTTCAGCTTGGCTATTTAGTTTGGGAACGCGTGAGATGATTCTTCTTGGTGTTCTCGTTCACCAAATATCCTTCATCTTCGATTGTGCAGATGGCCAATTGGCACGCTTTAAACAGCAATTTTCTTCTTACGGCGCATGGCTTGATCAAACAGCAGATCGTATCAAGGAATATGTTCTTGCTTTATCTCTCGCCTATGGCTATGCTCGCTTTCACACAGGTACCTCTGTGTGGGAATATGCGTTAGCTGAGTTATTTGTGTTATTTATGCTTGAATATTATGACCAACAACGAGGAAAAATTGGTGACATGAAGGCCAACAACAACGTAGTGGCGCAATCACAAGATCGTCCTGTCACAACCGCTACACAAGGCCGTACGTATCAGTCTTTACGCACGTTTCGTTCATATATTCCATTTCGTGGATTTACTATTGGCGAACAATACTTTTTAACTGGACTATTACTTGTTCTCACAAATGAAAAAACAACGCTTATAGTTGTTACTTACGTGGCTTTGGTCATGATCATTTATCGACCCATTGCCACTATTGCTAAACAGCGATTAGAAAGTTAG
- a CDS encoding N-acetyltransferase: protein MMIRKATILDVDDITTLLRDYAQQGLLLVRSRQSICENILSFYVIEEDGVVVGVGALHILGDDLAEIRSLAIAESAQGRGYGRLLVDALFAKAQALQIPRVLSLTYQEIFFARCGFTVVEKSSLHQKIWKDCINCKKFPVCDEIAMIRNTNVSGKVADPLWIEPPLYQTSS, encoded by the coding sequence ATGATGATTCGGAAGGCGACTATTCTCGATGTGGATGATATCACTACATTGCTGCGTGACTATGCACAACAGGGATTGTTGTTGGTGCGTTCACGGCAATCGATTTGCGAAAATATCTTATCCTTTTATGTGATCGAAGAGGATGGGGTTGTAGTAGGTGTAGGTGCTCTTCATATATTGGGGGACGATCTTGCAGAAATTCGATCCCTTGCTATTGCAGAGAGTGCACAAGGAAGAGGGTATGGACGGCTTCTTGTGGATGCCTTGTTTGCTAAAGCGCAGGCTTTGCAAATTCCGCGGGTACTATCTCTGACGTATCAAGAAATATTTTTTGCACGCTGTGGATTTACTGTAGTTGAGAAGAGTAGTTTGCATCAAAAGATCTGGAAGGACTGCATTAATTGCAAAAAGTTCCCTGTATGTGATGAGATTGCGATGATTCGCAATACAAATGTCAGTGGTAAAGTAGCGGATCCACTATGGATTGAACCACCACTCTACCAAACATCGAGTTGA
- a CDS encoding glycosyltransferase: MEPWIICIGSTDWQGINHRPHHMLRGLAQLGWNILYVNAPITWLSPLKDKTLLHKWKTQWQSHTVEPHIHVLEPPIIAPFGSMTPLSNIWNQHRIARAINAELLRLHIDTYILYSLLPTATDLLPLLTGKKRVLYDCVDDHASFTGLISKSYVRNMEQRLVQQSDVVFATSHKLAEQLERFGATPILVPNGVHIDHFAKTKDSIEKASKWKQSIGAQVIIGFVGGIADWIDIQLLTELASLRKNYTLVLIGPVLTDISALSRLPNVKVLGPKPYVELPQYVQAFDVGLAPFKLNDLTESVNPVKVYEYLAAGIEVIATPMRELLGMQEAVHIGKNAEEFAQHIDNIVAGSGRIDHTIREKFAKDNAWSHRIAKTNDLLKEITK; this comes from the coding sequence TTGGAACCATGGATTATTTGCATCGGATCTACTGACTGGCAAGGCATTAATCATCGTCCACACCATATGCTGCGCGGACTAGCACAACTCGGATGGAATATTTTATATGTCAATGCGCCGATCACTTGGCTTTCTCCGCTTAAAGATAAGACATTGCTACATAAATGGAAGACACAGTGGCAGAGCCATACTGTAGAGCCACATATTCATGTGTTAGAGCCACCCATTATTGCACCTTTTGGCTCAATGACCCCACTTTCAAATATTTGGAATCAACATAGAATTGCGCGTGCAATCAATGCTGAGTTATTACGTTTACACATTGATACCTATATACTTTATTCATTATTACCAACTGCCACCGATCTCCTCCCATTGTTAACTGGGAAAAAGCGGGTACTCTATGATTGTGTCGACGATCATGCCTCGTTTACAGGCTTAATCTCTAAGTCTTACGTACGAAACATGGAACAAAGACTTGTACAACAATCAGATGTAGTTTTTGCAACATCACATAAATTAGCAGAACAACTAGAGCGCTTTGGTGCGACACCTATCCTTGTGCCAAACGGCGTACACATCGATCACTTTGCTAAAACAAAGGATAGCATCGAAAAAGCATCCAAATGGAAGCAATCCATTGGCGCCCAAGTGATTATCGGGTTTGTAGGTGGTATTGCTGATTGGATTGACATCCAGTTACTCACAGAGCTTGCTTCCCTTCGAAAAAACTATACACTTGTCTTAATCGGTCCTGTGTTAACTGATATCAGTGCACTTTCTCGCCTCCCAAACGTCAAAGTCCTAGGGCCAAAACCGTATGTGGAGTTACCTCAATATGTCCAAGCATTTGACGTAGGACTTGCACCTTTTAAACTCAATGACTTAACTGAGAGTGTTAATCCAGTGAAAGTATATGAATATTTAGCTGCTGGAATTGAAGTCATCGCCACTCCAATGCGAGAATTACTTGGGATGCAAGAAGCAGTTCACATTGGTAAAAATGCAGAGGAATTTGCACAACATATCGATAACATTGTAGCTGGTTCGGGGCGCATTGATCATACGATCCGGGAAAAGTTTGCCAAAGACAATGCTTGGTCTCATCGTATTGCAAAAACCAATGATTTATTGAAGGAGATCACGAAATGA
- a CDS encoding transglutaminase domain-containing protein translates to MRGASNNGVNVSARLALWGFIVMLLLLSPLGQFHGYMLWAGAYLLFLLVFPKVRWVYWFIFFILVLLMPVIGLTPTQSIANTILFFVRDNHHSGMVHVVRSCARSVAVLGFISFSTKLLEECLWRPIWLWGYSLVVESGLLFIDSVRSGPATSYVILMIVLSFVMLAMAHEQVQRLSSRMLYATPVLTHMIRLTIIMTLFTLTGLLIPPIMTTVVPNNWLDQEQKSTHEQNVLPTDGLRVTHLGGPFTGTHHIVLRVFAHEPSYYLGEVFNQFNGDGWTNPASSEIAYQYGQVYTTKLSSSPAFMGGMTTHRLRQTVEVVAGHYSMVFGAYQIATITSSTNGFEYHYLPSGDAFSLGDIGPGTTYTVTSDVPTPNIQLLKNVHDGNLAYALPDDLQLPLGLPNRDILLAQYLTQGVHGTYQKVMAIIQYLRTHEHYATQHIPETKPGQDFVDQFLFETHRGYCDQFASALTILARSIGIPARYAVGFVEVPSTKSDHGLHEYVLRGTDAHAWTQIWFAGYGFVSFDATPPTSLPVNQIALTKSVDTQDVTGRLASPDGERVVTQHIFYGFTASQWRLTLVLVVGSTVVFGLILFLFVRKIGGKLYKKRVVSMQERIGQDSCADLFATLYQTYGPRPCSQTLREYVREHVDSDHVTYWMQIVQQYERICYGKEHHD, encoded by the coding sequence GTGCGTGGTGCCTCAAACAACGGAGTGAATGTGTCTGCTAGACTAGCCTTGTGGGGCTTTATTGTTATGCTGTTATTATTATCTCCACTGGGGCAGTTTCATGGGTACATGTTGTGGGCAGGAGCTTATCTCCTTTTTTTATTGGTTTTTCCAAAGGTGCGTTGGGTGTACTGGTTTATTTTTTTCATATTGGTTTTGTTGATGCCTGTTATTGGTTTAACACCCACTCAAAGCATAGCAAATACTATTTTGTTTTTTGTGAGAGATAACCACCACAGCGGCATGGTACATGTTGTGAGATCATGTGCGCGTAGTGTCGCAGTGCTAGGATTTATTTCATTTAGTACAAAACTCCTGGAAGAGTGCTTATGGCGCCCGATCTGGTTATGGGGATATTCACTCGTAGTAGAAAGCGGACTTCTTTTTATCGATTCAGTTAGGAGCGGGCCAGCGACTTCTTATGTTATTCTCATGATTGTACTGAGTTTTGTCATGCTAGCTATGGCTCACGAGCAAGTACAACGCTTATCTTCTAGAATGCTGTATGCAACTCCAGTATTGACACATATGATTCGCTTAACAATCATTATGACTTTATTTACTTTAACTGGATTATTGATACCGCCGATAATGACAACGGTAGTTCCAAACAATTGGCTGGATCAAGAGCAAAAGAGTACACATGAACAGAACGTATTACCAACGGATGGTCTCCGTGTGACCCATCTGGGAGGTCCATTTACAGGTACGCATCACATAGTATTGCGCGTATTTGCCCATGAACCTTCCTATTATCTTGGGGAAGTGTTCAATCAATTCAATGGAGATGGCTGGACAAACCCTGCATCAAGTGAAATAGCTTATCAATATGGACAAGTGTATACAACAAAGCTCAGTTCCTCTCCTGCTTTTATGGGAGGGATGACTACACATCGCTTAAGGCAGACAGTAGAAGTTGTTGCTGGACATTATTCAATGGTATTTGGAGCGTATCAGATCGCAACCATTACATCTTCTACTAATGGATTTGAGTATCACTATCTTCCATCGGGTGATGCCTTCTCATTAGGAGACATAGGACCTGGAACCACCTACACTGTGACATCTGACGTCCCTACACCCAACATTCAGTTGCTTAAAAATGTGCATGATGGGAATCTAGCCTATGCCCTTCCGGATGATCTTCAATTACCCCTGGGGTTACCCAATCGGGATATACTGCTAGCACAGTATCTCACGCAAGGGGTGCATGGAACCTATCAAAAAGTGATGGCTATTATTCAATACCTACGCACGCATGAACATTATGCAACGCAACATATACCAGAAACAAAACCTGGACAGGATTTTGTCGATCAGTTTTTATTTGAGACGCATCGCGGATATTGTGACCAGTTTGCTAGTGCATTAACGATTCTTGCGCGTTCTATTGGTATACCTGCTCGTTATGCAGTTGGTTTTGTGGAAGTGCCATCGACAAAAAGTGATCATGGTCTTCATGAATATGTGTTGCGCGGTACAGATGCACATGCATGGACTCAGATTTGGTTTGCAGGCTATGGTTTTGTATCCTTTGATGCAACGCCACCTACTTCACTCCCCGTCAATCAGATTGCGCTCACTAAAAGCGTAGACACGCAGGATGTAACAGGTAGATTAGCATCGCCTGATGGGGAACGGGTAGTAACACAGCACATCTTTTATGGATTTACTGCTAGTCAGTGGCGATTGACGCTTGTCTTAGTGGTAGGGAGTACTGTAGTATTCGGACTGATCCTCTTTTTATTTGTGCGTAAAATAGGTGGGAAACTTTATAAAAAGCGTGTTGTGTCTATGCAAGAGCGCATAGGTCAAGATTCTTGTGCAGATCTATTTGCCACGCTGTATCAGACGTATGGTCCACGACCGTGTTCCCAAACGCTTCGCGAGTATGTGAGAGAACATGTCGATAGTGACCATGTGACCTATTGGATGCAGATCGTACAACAATATGAGAGAATCTGTTATGGGAAAGAACATCACGATTAA
- a CDS encoding TlpA family protein disulfide reductase has translation MNRRYHIIAGVFLAIILIGGPQIIQWHEEHTNPPFQNLLTSELTTPLSTYNPQTIADPTVFTHLTVYTASGKPVVLNASHTPLLFEAYWCPHCQRTLVLLNANKSHLRHFPIMISTGFAPNTSLQTAKHFTAEEESAFSLHGITVYYLLAHWRPLIKEFPMLIFPSKSGKIDQLMGEHTFPIWKKALDNHGA, from the coding sequence ATGAATCGGAGATATCACATTATCGCAGGAGTTTTTCTCGCCATCATCCTCATTGGAGGTCCACAAATTATACAATGGCATGAAGAACATACAAACCCACCATTCCAAAATCTTCTTACTTCAGAGCTCACAACACCTCTATCCACGTATAACCCACAAACCATTGCAGATCCTACAGTATTTACTCACCTCACTGTCTACACAGCTTCAGGAAAGCCCGTAGTACTAAATGCATCCCATACTCCCCTGTTATTTGAGGCCTATTGGTGTCCACACTGTCAGCGCACGCTTGTGTTGCTCAATGCTAATAAGTCGCATCTACGTCATTTCCCAATCATGATCAGCACAGGCTTTGCACCAAATACCTCTTTGCAAACTGCTAAGCACTTCACAGCAGAAGAAGAGTCCGCATTTTCACTGCATGGCATCACTGTATATTATCTACTTGCGCATTGGCGTCCGCTGATCAAAGAGTTTCCTATGTTGATCTTCCCGTCAAAATCAGGAAAAATAGACCAGCTTATGGGCGAGCATACCTTTCCCATATGGAAAAAAGCTCTTGACAACCACGGTGCATAA
- the guaA gene encoding glutamine-hydrolyzing GMP synthase: protein MNEHIERVVVLDFGGQYNQLIARRIRDLHVYSELLPHDTKAEQLREMNVVGIVFSGGPRSVYDEGAPMVDPNIYELGIPILGICYGMQLMARDFHAHVDRAHAREYGKATIETQVQTALFENTPAHQNVWMSHSDIVTAVPLHFQIDAVTASAPVAAMSSPERKLYGVQFHPEVQHTEHGNDMLRNFLYTICGCKADWSMDSYVDRAVEEIRAKVGDKRVLMALSGGVDSSVTAALIHRAIGDRLTCVFVDHGLLRLGEGEQVMEMFDGVFHMDIRKLDKSDRFFALLRDVVDPEIKRKRIGSEFVKVFDEMAKELGDYEFLGQGTLYTDIIESGTKTAATIKSHHNVGGLPKDMRFELIEPLRSLFKDEARALGEELGLPHAFVWRQPFPGPGLAIRVMGEVTPERVAILQKADAIVREEVLKNGLDKEIWQYFAVLTDTHSVGVMGDERTYFATVAIRAVTSRDGMTAEFAHIPYDILSVMSNRICNEVAGVNRVVYDVTSKPPATIEWE from the coding sequence GTGAATGAGCACATAGAGAGAGTAGTTGTCCTTGATTTTGGTGGGCAATATAATCAATTAATTGCACGTAGAATTCGCGATTTACATGTATATTCGGAACTTTTGCCACACGACACGAAAGCAGAACAATTGCGTGAGATGAACGTAGTTGGCATTGTATTTTCAGGTGGCCCGCGCAGTGTATATGATGAAGGGGCTCCTATGGTCGATCCGAATATCTATGAGCTGGGTATTCCAATTCTTGGCATTTGTTATGGGATGCAACTGATGGCGCGTGACTTTCATGCCCATGTCGATCGTGCACATGCGCGCGAGTACGGGAAAGCAACGATCGAGACACAAGTTCAGACAGCGTTGTTTGAAAACACGCCAGCGCATCAAAACGTGTGGATGAGTCACAGCGATATCGTAACAGCCGTTCCGCTACATTTTCAAATTGATGCGGTGACAGCGAGTGCACCTGTCGCTGCAATGAGTTCACCAGAACGAAAGTTATATGGTGTGCAATTTCATCCAGAAGTTCAACATACAGAGCATGGGAATGATATGTTACGCAATTTTTTATATACGATATGTGGATGTAAGGCAGATTGGAGTATGGACTCGTATGTCGACCGCGCAGTTGAAGAAATCCGCGCTAAAGTTGGAGATAAACGCGTTCTAATGGCTCTTTCTGGCGGAGTCGATTCATCGGTTACTGCGGCTCTTATTCATCGTGCAATCGGAGATCGCCTCACTTGTGTATTTGTAGACCATGGGCTACTGCGGTTGGGTGAGGGCGAACAGGTCATGGAGATGTTTGATGGCGTTTTTCACATGGATATACGAAAATTAGACAAGAGTGATCGGTTCTTTGCACTGCTGCGCGATGTAGTAGATCCAGAAATAAAACGTAAGCGAATAGGCAGTGAATTTGTAAAAGTATTTGATGAAATGGCAAAAGAGTTAGGTGATTACGAGTTTTTAGGTCAAGGCACACTGTATACAGATATTATTGAAAGTGGGACAAAGACAGCCGCAACGATCAAATCTCATCATAATGTCGGTGGTCTACCTAAAGATATGCGGTTTGAATTAATTGAACCCCTGCGTTCATTGTTTAAAGATGAAGCGAGAGCACTTGGTGAAGAATTAGGATTACCACATGCGTTTGTATGGAGACAGCCGTTTCCAGGACCTGGACTCGCCATTCGTGTGATGGGCGAAGTAACGCCTGAGCGCGTAGCTATTCTACAAAAAGCAGACGCTATTGTGCGTGAAGAAGTGCTTAAGAACGGACTTGATAAGGAAATTTGGCAGTATTTCGCGGTACTTACTGACACGCATAGTGTAGGGGTTATGGGGGATGAGCGAACGTACTTTGCGACAGTTGCGATTCGCGCGGTGACATCGCGCGATGGTATGACGGCAGAATTTGCACATATACCTTATGATATTCTATCGGTGATGTCCAATCGCATATGCAACGAGGTAGCAGGTGTCAATCGCGTTGTTTACGACGTGACATCGAAGCCTCCAGCTACCATTGAGTGGGAGTAA